The following is a genomic window from Prunus persica cultivar Lovell chromosome G7, Prunus_persica_NCBIv2, whole genome shotgun sequence.
CCTATTCAAAATAATGTCAATTAGAAATTAcatgtaatttaattaatttaatttaaagcaatatgaatatatatatatatatatatatatatgatcattTTGCAACTATTACCTCTCTCTGACATAGTTGCCATTTGCAAAGTAAATTGGGGAGCCAATTTGAAGCACGATGATCCCTGAATTCCTTGCTGCGTCAGGGTACTGCTCTATGTCACGGTATAAGACTGAGTCTGGTAATCTCCCAAGCTTACAAGTTCCTGGCCTGGCCACATAAAGGAGGGCTCGCACAAGACCAAGAACCACCTAATGAATTAACACCAAATTAACCTATAATTGTCACACTAATTTTTATACACGCGatattaaaagagaaaaaattcaaacacacAGCACTAAATGCATGAGTAACTGCTTTTAACTACTTCAGCTATGTGCGTTACTTACTGAAAGGCCGAGTCCCATGTCCATGCTTATGAAGGCAACGCCAAGGAAGGCAGCCATGCATACGACAAAGTCAAACTTGTCAACCTTGAAGAGTTCAATGGCTTCTTCATATTTGATGAGGCCAAGCATGGCGGACATAATAATGGCAGACAAAGCAACAAGAGGGGTATAGCTAAAGAGAGGAGCCAAGAAGAGAAGCACAAGTGCCATGAAAACGGCCATCACTGCGTTTGACATTGGTGTCTTAGCTCCCGCGTTGTAATTCACCGCAGTCTTTGAAAAGGgtcctttaaaaaataatatgcatattaaaattaaaatcaaacaattaGGTAGATATTATATAGTGATTATtgttaatcaaatcaattagttgggaatttaatttaattaccaGTGGTCAAATAGCATGAAGTGAAAGATCCAACAATGTTCATGAGGCCATAAGCTATCATTTCCTTGTTGCCATCAACGTTTTCATTTCTCATGATGCCAAAGCTCCTTCCAATAGCTATTCCTTCctgaaaattatttaaaaattaagatatatagatattgaactaagaacaagaaaaggaaTTAGTAAATTAATAAGGCGTTTCTTACCGCCAAAGCAATAAGGCCAGTTATAGCCCCAGCCTTCACAATTTGTGGGAAATATTTGCggtcaaagttcaaaaattgAATGGAAGGAGGATTGATCCCTCTCTTCAAGTCTCCCACCTAAGatttataaggaaaaaaaattatcaacatataaatgaaaaagacCATTTTGTACAAGTCATATTATTTTCATCTGGGCAAATGGGATTTTcttaataaatcaaattaataTAAAGAGAAATTACTAATGGTGCATGCATGCACTTACAATGGGAATTCCATGATCTTGAGCATGGGCAAAATAAGCAATAAGGCAGCCAGATACAACCACCACCAGTGGAGACATAGCCGACACCCAAAATAGCTTTGGCTTCCTATCCCTCTGAAAATATTAAGTAAACCTTATTAATTTTTAGAGTAATATAAACGACACTAAAGAATGAGAGAATCGAACACAAAACTTTGCGTGTGCATGCGTGTATGGAGAAGAGTaatgttatatatatgaactaggcatatttatatatttaaaattgtgGGACCCATTTCAGTTTGTCCATCTGattaatttgttgaagaaGAGATAACTCACCAGCCACCTGGTGAACTGAAGTAAAATAAGGAAGACAATACCCATAACTGCACTCTCCCACCTCCactggaaaaagaaagaagaaggaaaaaagtgTCAGGTATTTAAATCTATATCATAATTGAATGAATTAATAATGCGTGTTCATGCATTTAGGCAATGATCTTGGGCCTGTTTTTGTTTGGATATATATGAATCTGATCATATCTCAAGGAATTAATTCATACAAAATTAACAACACCACATATATAGTATGCACTAATTATTCATTAATTAGTGGATAAACACAAACCTCTTTTCTATGTTCGAACACTGATTTCAAAACATTTACGACGTCGGTTTTGGTGGTGAAATTCTTCAGTCCCAGCATGCCCTTCAACTGTTGCAAGCAGATTATAACTGCAGTCCCTCCCATGAAGCCAGTGATGGTGGAATGCGACAGAAAATCCACCAGAATCCCCAGCCTAATCCACaacaataattaatatataattaattagcttAATGTTTTGCATCATTATCCTTGCTCGTTCAGGATCAGGACAACACCTTAGAACACCGAGAAGAGTCTGCATGATGCCGGTAACAAAGGTGGCTGTAAAAACCAAGTGAAGGTACAATGCCGGTTCAGTCTTCGGTGAAGCCACTTCTCCAATGATTTCTGCAATAAGTAAAGAGCATGCTGCCACAGTTCCCACGGCAAGGTACTTGGAAGCTCCAAATATTGCATAAATAATTGGAGGAACAAAACTTGAATCTacacagcaaaaaaaaaatacacattttTATCGAGTAACATTCTCTTAATAATTGTCACACACTGAATTCAgacacaatatatatatatatatatatatatatatataaaatatattctAGACGCGAAAATCAACCTAATCAATGATATAGATTCACAGCGAGGACTTACAAAGGCCGACGATGGGAGGAAGCTGGCCGAGCTTGGCATAGCTAATCCCTTGAGGGATGGCAAGACTGGTGATGGTGATGCCGGCAAGCACGTCGTATTGAAATGTTTTTAAACTGTATTTCGGAAGCCATTCGCAGATGGGAACGAGATATTGCAAGCCTTTCTTGACCTTTCCAAGTGGTTTCTGATTCTCAAATTGCTTAAAGGGGTCGTCAGGGAAGAAGGTCTCTTTGAGATCAGATTTGAGTGTGGTGCCAAAGCCCCTTGGGGCTGCAAAGCTCACCGTACGGTTGGAAGAATCCATGGGAGTCAGCTCTCAGACACAAAACATGCAAGAAAAGACCCGAGAGAAAAATGGCTGTGAAATCAAACCTACCAAAAAGACGCCAGCATTTATAGGAAGAAAGGAAGTCGTGAATTATTGAATATGGCCAAGATTAATCGGATAAGTGGCGCGCATTAATTCTGACTAGTCACAGTGTATGAACTTGGGTGAGAAGTATCTCTTGTCCGACTCTAACGATTTGCTTTTATAGAAACTTGCAGTTCGAATTAATATTTTCTAGATTATATATTGTTATTATGTTTACATGTTATGACGCTGCATTCTTACATATATACTTCCTTAATACGCTCTCGTCAACTCCTACGTGGAAGCATAATAACATCTACATTGTGTGGATGAATGATGTTGTGCTCTCGTACATAGGAGTGTCAGAAAGTGAAAGCAGAGGTGGAGCGCGAATAGTTCCCTTCCCATTTTGCTATAATTTCTCTCACctcactctttttcttttcgctTTAATTTCTAACTCTTTCCTCTCTCATGTTTTGATACCTAAAATTAGTTTTCAGCAATAACTATTTTTATCACTCTTTCTAACTTATTTTCAACCATTCCAAGACTTTTAAGTTATGCCTAATGAGTCACATGACATAAGGATAATGATAAAGATTTACGAGGACGTTGACTCCATATGTGTATGGTAACATCTGAACACAAAATAATGTTAAATCAAAAACTAAATTTGTTAATGTGACGTTAATTATATTAGCAAATACGTCAAAGTTTCCATATTTCACACTCGCATaagataaaaaagaagaaaaataatctcaaaattttcaaaacaacGTCCTAGTACACAAGAAAATTGACGAACCTagaaacaattaattaattgaattcCTAGGTATTGAGTtgactgaaaagaaaaataaataaatgcaaaTATATTAGCTATAAAACCCTTAGGACAAGTACCGTATACAAGTGCGAGTACCGTATGTATTTCTATATGACATACATGAATGAAAGCCCGAGTTTCAAACAACTTCTCTTACCATGCTAAGATCAacccaatttcttcttcttctcttacACGACCCGCATACATTAGCTCAAAGACGGAATTAAGAATTTTTCAATGAGTGAGCTATAGTtaaagttattagcttaaaatttaatgattttttttttagtacttacaatttttataatctttttagaaataaaagtaaacattaaatcatataaatcacGCTTATTCATAGCTTCATAGACTACAAccgaattttcatattttgattgggTGGTTCGGCCCTTGCATTAGCTATATATTATCATCAGACAAGTTTCGCTATCCAGGAATTGACATGTTAGTTGACCTTGCGTGGAATGCATGTATATTGGCATATTGCATTAcacaaatataatatataaaaaatccaTGATATATATGACAGAGTTGTGTCGGTACATAGAAGTTCAAGATTAATACAATGAGTAATGAATGAGCCACGGTTAATATATCAATCAACTAAAGTTATGTGAAGAAATATTGTCCCAAATTATAGTAATCAACAAAAGGGTCAATGccaatttatataaatgaaatacaattaaaaaaatatatatagtatacaTATACCACGAGTTCTTTTTGACTTGTACGAGATTTACTTTTTAGAGTTACTTTCTGATTATGTAATTTATTCAATTTGATCTtcgaaaaataagaaaatatgagTTTGGAAAGGGAGGGAGGAAGGCtagtaaaatattaaaaaataattaatactATAGTAAAAAAGAATGTGACGTTACTCATGAACATTAGTGATCGTTTGTGATTTTTAGTAGCTCAATTTGTATAAATACcgaaataagaaaaacatcTAAACTGCATTGTTTGTTCAAAGGGGCACAATTGCAAAGACCACGACACATGAGTTGCAAGCAGATCAGCCCTGCACCAGCAGGCAACGGCGCCGTGGGGTGGGTCACAGCTAGCAATAGGGTGTGTCCTCCATTGATTGGGTAAAACAGGTCCAAGGAGCATTCTCAGCGGTCCAAAATAACAGGACAAACGAAAACTTGACTGATGTGaatgaataagaaaacaaaacgaTGAAGGGAAAGGCTAGAAAACTTTGAATGAATTATAATCTAGCTTAGCGTAAAGATGTTCGCTTCCACAATGGCTCCAAAAAGAGTTTGCATCTGATTTGAAAACATGGGTTGTCTCTCTGAAAAAAACCACGATGAAATAAAGCCTTCCTCAGTAGTTAGTCATGAAGACGAAGGGGGAGGGCTGGCTGGCTGGCTGGCTGGCTGCACGAGTTTGAAACGCAACTGCATGGTGAAGTTTGTGGTGCCAAACTTGAGCTAATCATAGTGGACTCATTTTTCAGCATCATTTCAACATTCTCAATCATTGCTTTGCTTTAGATGTTGAccatgatttatttattttttaatctgGTCCATTTTCACTTTCCCGACAAATTGTTTGTTGCTTGAAAACGGAATGCAAGGCCAAGGTTGCCCCAGAAAGACCTAGGAAATATGCACCAATAGTTTCGCACCACATCAGATATTTAAGTTTTTGAGAATGGAAAGTATAGGTGGCCTCCACTAGCTCTGTGTCGAACACAGATATGCACTAATGACATGGAAGATTTTGCCTGTAGTGTGACTCGGCCTTGAAGAAAAATTGAGCCTATTTTGGATAACGGGACTTTGATTAAAACGGCCGACATAAATTTCAAGTCCTAAAACTTAGACGTGGATTCCActtttatatttgtatatgcATGCATGGTGATGGTAGCATCTTAATTGTCATCACAAAGTTTATAACAACTACATGAAGAAATGTATCAAAATGACTGGGAAAAGCAACCACTACAGTGTTCTTCACATTACAGTCAATTAAGAACAATACTCTTGGATCCTGCTGACTTATCACGATCGATATTCTTATCTttattatcgataatatcgtTGTGTAAAGGGCGGAGTTCAAAAGTTTCATACGGATGAAAAGcgctatattatttttctttcaaagagCTGTTGAGTTGAAATAGACTAATTTTTCCTACGATTAGtgaactttttaaaaattaacaataaatCCTTACATTTTTAAACATTTGCACTGGACTGGGGGATGAGTGAATTTGGTAAAGATAAATTGAGTGAAGTTGTAAGGATGTGAAAGTTTTTATTAGACTAGTCACCCAACATTGTTCCTAAAGTGAATCGCTTCAAATGAGATCGAACTGCAAAGCAAATTCAAGCCTGATCAATACAGCAATTTCTGCTTTTGGATAATGGAGAAACTGAAATGATTAAGATGATGGAGAATTCAAAGCAGGCCTTTGAAGTCCTAAAACTTAGACCTGGACGCGCACTTTATACAtgcattgaaaagaaaatataccaAAATGACTGGGAAAGCAAACCATATATACAGTTTTCAAATCGGATTACGCTAAATAGAATCTCTTCCttccataaattaattatatccATATTGACTCACACTGCGTTTTGGTGCAGCAAATCCAATTCTGCTTTCGAATGGCAATCCAAGCTGTCGTGTATATCTAAATGCCTTTTGTatacaaaaatattaattgtaCTAAAACAAAGAGAGTAAATACATGAATAATAATCGAAGGAGAAAAGGCTTGGAGGTGATCAAGGATAAATTATTTGAAGATGAAAAGCACCCACTAACAAAGgaatattaataatttaaggaCTTTATTTTATCATGGGCCCATGACGATAACGTTACATTTACTTCAATCAGATTCATAACAACAGTCCAGTCATGTCAAATTGCATTTGAGGCCCGAATGAAGAATCAAGGATtctgtgagaatgtgaagataAAGAGTCTcatattggaaagttgagaaatctagcaagggcttataaggagttgtgTTATTCCTCCAATtaccaattgattttggggtggaaccttaacttccttcatggtatcaaagCGGGTtgcccacgtgtgaaagcccaacggccacacgtgctccacgTCACCTAAAATgtgttgtccatgtgttaggcttgaaaattcgTCATACGTGCGGGGGCGTgtgagaaacctagcaagggctCATAAAGAGTTGTGTTACTCctcccattgccaattggttttggggtggaacctcaacttccttcacaAATACAAtcgatagtttaaactacaaGGGAGGGGGGTTTTTCAGACACACACCATCAAGGTGTCATGTGAGTTCGAATTTGAGACTACCAGTTTAAAGACCTTTTTCCATTGGGCTATACCTTGTTGACTTCtctcattttattttactttggGTTCATATATAGAAAACTATTTCATGTGTgaataaatttcaataaaagagaaagataAGCCCCAACTTTAGTTACAATTAATAGGTACCATTAACTACACAATCAATAACATCTGAGTGTGAATATAAGTCACCATTTAGCTTCGATTTATGTTGAGAAAATTGACATGCTTCAACTGCATCCTCGATCGACTAGTACACGTTATCCTTCCCAATCTTGTCTATGAAATATGATAGCCAAGGTTTGAAAATGCGTTATATACCTCTTCGACTGACGTTAATATCTTTCTTATTTAACATGTCCGTAAagatggatatatatatatatgtatgtggaAGCTTACATAAAGCATGAGGCCATCGTTCATGCTTATGAAGGCAACACCAAAGAAGGCAGTCATGCAAATGCAGAAATCAAACTTGTCAACCTTGAAGAGTTTGATGGCCTCTTCATATTTGATGAGGCCAAGCGTGGCAGATATAATAACGGCACAGAGAGCAATAAGAGGGGTGTAGCTAAAGAAAGGAGCCAAGAACAAGAGCGTGAGCGCCACAAAGATTGCCATCACCATGTTTGACATTGCTGTCTTAGATCCTGCATGGTAATTCACTGCAGTTTTCGAAAATGTTCCTGcaaattttatgaaaaattgaTACCAAAATGTGGTACGTATACCTACAAGTACTATTACTGCTTGGATAATTGGactatataatttataataccAATGGTCAAGTAGCAAGAAGTGAAAGATCCGGCGAGGTTCATGAGGCCAAAAGCGCTATCATTTCCTTATTCCCATCAACTTGTTAATTTTTCAGTAGGGCAAAGCTCGGGCAGAGGAAGTTCGAAAATTCAGGCAcctaatgaatatttgtgtaaaccccTTTTCTCAatcacttgtactaaaaaaaatcattttcttgtgaatttttttatctATAAATAATACAAACAAACCTCATCTCTATGTTCGATGAGTGCGTGCATAACAGATATGACATCGGTTTTGGTCCTAAAATGCGTCAAACCAAAAAAGCCCTTAAATTGTTGCAAGCATATTATAGTTGCAGTCCCTCCCATGAAGCCAGTGATCGTGGAATGTGATAAGAAATCCACCAACATTCCCATTCtgcacaaatatatattaactcatcaatttaattaaagaaTATTCCAACTCCAGTATAATTTTAATTGGGTTTTATTAGTTTATGCTGTTTTCACataacaattttttctttcaaatattAATTGCAAGAGCCTCTTTTTCGATCGATCACCTTTGAAAACCTAGAGCTGCTTGAAAGATTCCGGTGACAAAGGTGACCGTAAAAATCAAGTGAAGGTACAATGCGGGCTGAGCCTCTGGAGATGCAACTTTGTTAATGGTTTCGGCAATAAGCAATGAGCTTGTACCCAACGTGCCCACAGCAACATGCTTCGAGTTTCCGAAAATCGCATAAACAATAGATGGAACAACGCACGAATCTGTGCATGGAATCACAATCgccaaatttaaataataatttgtgttcttgaaattaaaaataaccaATTACTAACTTAATTACACACATGTTTAATGAGAAAAAAACATCTTTTGTAACATGATCCAACATGCACGTGTGGGGTttatatgcatgcatgatgGATACATGGGACCGGCTACTTACAGAGGCCGATGACAGAAGGAATGTCGGCAAGGCTAGTGATGGTGATACCAGCAAGTAAATCAAACTGGAACATGCGCAAACTATATTTGGGAAGCCATTCAAAGATGGGAATGAAATATTGGAAGGCTTTCTTGACACGGCCAAGCGGTTTCTCCTTCTTGAATTACTTGAATGGATCGTCAGGGAAAAAGGTTTCCTTGAGGTCAGATTTGAATGTCGTTGCAAACCCTCTTGGAGCTGCAAAGCTCACCGTGTGGAAGTTGGATTTGATATTGGAACCCATCTCTATTTATGATACTGATCACCGCACCCCACGGATTTAAGAACAACGAGCTGGATTGATGGATGAATTCTTGACTGAAAGAGACACCGTCGGATATTTCTTGTGCAGCCTCCTTCACCCTTGGACACAAAGAAAGGAgagggtttttggtttttcattttgtcaAAGGGTTCAAAATGAATGATTTTAATTATAAGATTATCAAAGAAAGAGAggattataattataattacttCAAATTCACTGAATAATGGTTTTTTCCTTGACAAATTTTCTGCGGTGACTGCAATTGAATCTTAATTAAAAATGCACCAAACagcaaatttatttatttaattataggaAGACGAAgacaatatattatatttctaTATATGCTTGTCTTATTTTGTGGACTgtaactttttatttgtttgttttggtaaaTTATGGCAACATGGTTTTACAAGgattaattgaaaaattagcTCCATCAATCAAAGATTGtggatttatttaattaaaatggaTCGAGTTTATTTGGCGGTCGACATATGATCGATCGCTTTGGAGGCCATGAATGGCCACTGTTTTTAACAATTTGCCCCCTCAGCTATAATATTTACCATTGGCTTCCTATTTAGAAGAagtaaattatgaaatttaatttatatgatTGAGAAGTAGAATAATTATtggctcttcttcttcagaatgaaatgaaaattaaaagcatGGCGATGCTACATATATAAGAACGAAGGTAGTGGCACCTTCAACTCACGAGCTCTTACTCTTACTCTTATGCATGGTTGAATAATTGTCCCCGCTAACATTAGGCAAATTCAGCACCGATGTCTCTAATTAAACAATTATGCATGTCCANNNNNNNNNNNNNNNNNNNNNNNNNNNNNNNNNNNNNNNNNNNNNNNNNNNNNNNNNNNNNNNNNNNNNNNNNNNNNNNNNNNNNNNNNNNNNNNNNNNNTCCACCACCACCTAGGCCGCCCCCGGCACCATCCCCAACACCACCACCTATGCCTCCCGCACCACCACCGATGCCACCCCCTACACCACCTCCGGTACCccctcctccaccaccaacACCGCCTCCGGCACCCCCTCCTCCACCACCTACACCGCCTCCCGCACCCCCTCCTCCGCCACCAACACCTCCTCCGGCACCCCCTCCTCCACCACCGACACCTCCTCCCGCACCCCCTCCTCCGCCACCAACACCTCCTCCGGCACCCCCTCCTCCACCACCGACACCTCCTCCTTTGCCAATGCCGCCACCAGCACCCCCTCCTTTGCCAATGCCGCCTCCGACACCCCCTCCTTTGCCGATGCCGCCACCGACACCCCCTCCTTTGCCGATGCCGCCACCAACACCACCTCCTTTGCCAATGCCTCCATGGCCAGCTCCTCGAGCACCATGACCTCCACCACCAATTCCTTTGCCAATGCCTCCCCCAATTCCACCTCCAGCACCACCTTTATGGtgattcttctcttttttagtCTTATGGTGGCTTCCACCACCAGACCCTCCACCTTTGCCTATCCAACCACCAGCTCCTCCGCCTTTTCCTATCCCACCACCAGCTCCTCCACCTTTGCCTATCCCACCACCAGCTCCGCCACCTTTTCCTATCCCACCACCAGCTCCGCCACCTGTGCCTATCCCACCACCAGCTCCGCCACCTGTGCCTATCCCACCACCAGCTCCGCCACCTGTGCCTATCCCACCACCAGCTCCGCCACCTTTGCCTATCCCACCACCAGCTCCGCCAC
Proteins encoded in this region:
- the LOC18771335 gene encoding probable sulfate transporter 3.5 — its product is MDSSNRTVSFAAPRGFGTTLKSDLKETFFPDDPFKQFENQKPLGKVKKGLQYLVPICEWLPKYSLKTFQYDVLAGITITSLAIPQGISYAKLGQLPPIVGLYSSFVPPIIYAIFGASKYLAVGTVAACSLLIAEIIGEVASPKTEPALYLHLVFTATFVTGIMQTLLGVLRLGILVDFLSHSTITGFMGGTAVIICLQQLKGMLGLKNFTTKTDVVNVLKSVFEHRKEWRWESAVMGIVFLILLQFTRWLRDRKPKLFWVSAMSPLVVVVSGCLIAYFAHAQDHGIPIVGDLKRGINPPSIQFLNFDRKYFPQIVKAGAITGLIALAEGIAIGRSFGIMRNENVDGNKEMIAYGLMNIVGSFTSCYLTTGPFSKTAVNYNAGAKTPMSNAVMAVFMALVLLFLAPLFSYTPLVALSAIIMSAMLGLIKYEEAIELFKVDKFDFVVCMAAFLGVAFISMDMGLGLSVVLGLVRALLYVARPGTCKLGRLPDSVLYRDIEQYPDAARNSGIIVLQIGSPIYFANGNYVRERILRWVRDEQSHLETTGDELQHVVLELSGVVTIDMTGLETLKEINKTLSANDVKLGIINPRLKVMEKMITSHFIDKLGKENVYLSIEEAIENCKFSTSKPKKTTSESGDSSKGAGDASDDPSQQV
- the LOC109950418 gene encoding glycine-rich cell wall structural protein-like, with protein sequence MGISIVRVGKVLLWVAVVMMSFISDSCVQGIRKMEMEIKKNKGGEGDDHGNNKLGKKEAEWFVDGPAAGNPNVPGGVSGGGGGFGGEGKGFGFSFGGKGSYSYSYGTSGKPANAIGFGKPDCVGKGGGAGGGIGKGGGAGGGIGTGGGAGGGIGTGGGAGGGIGKGGGAGGGIGKGGGAGGGIGKGGGAGGWIGKGGGSGGGSHHKTKKEKNHHKGGAGGGIGGGIGKGIGGGGHGARGAGHGGIGKGGGVGGGIGKGGGVGGGIGKGGGVGGGIGKGGGAGGGIGKGGGVGGGGGGAGGGVGGGGGGAGGGVGGGGGGAGGGVGGGGGGAGGGVGGGGGGAGGGVGGGGGGTGGGVGGGIGGGAGGIGGGVGDGAGGGLETSVLNLPNVSGDNYSTMHKSKSKSS